The Candidatus Methylomirabilis limnetica genome has a window encoding:
- the nadA gene encoding quinolinate synthase NadA, protein MKVGGLIEETEVSALLDLEGEIERLKEDLHAVVLAHYYQDSEVQDVADFVGDSLQLSQQVAKTSAEVIVFAGVHFMAETAKILNPSKQVLLPDLGAGCSLAEGCPAPLFSRFRQTYPDHIVISYINCTAEIKAMSDIICTSSNAEKIINQIPKEQPILFAPDQNLGRYLIKKTGRNLTLWPGTCVVHEMFSEKKLVLLMLHHPHAKVLAHPECEAGVLQHADYIGSTSGILNYVKQSEAAEFIIATEPGIIHQMEKACPHKTFIPAPPDGDCACNQCPHMRLNSLEKLYLCMKHRAPEITLDEELRLLALRPIQRMLDMS, encoded by the coding sequence ATGAAAGTCGGCGGTCTTATTGAAGAAACTGAGGTGAGTGCCCTGCTTGATCTCGAAGGAGAGATCGAGCGACTGAAAGAAGATTTACATGCAGTTGTGCTCGCGCATTACTACCAGGACTCTGAGGTTCAGGATGTCGCCGATTTCGTCGGCGATAGCCTGCAACTCTCCCAACAAGTGGCAAAAACAAGCGCCGAGGTCATTGTCTTTGCCGGCGTCCACTTTATGGCGGAAACGGCAAAAATCTTGAACCCCTCTAAGCAGGTATTGCTTCCCGACTTAGGGGCCGGTTGCTCGCTGGCGGAAGGGTGCCCGGCGCCTCTCTTCAGCCGCTTCCGGCAAACATATCCGGACCACATCGTCATCAGCTACATCAATTGCACTGCTGAGATCAAGGCGATGAGTGATATCATCTGCACCTCTAGCAACGCAGAAAAGATCATCAACCAGATCCCGAAGGAGCAGCCGATTCTTTTTGCGCCCGATCAAAACCTAGGGCGCTATCTTATCAAGAAGACCGGTCGTAATCTGACGCTGTGGCCTGGCACCTGTGTGGTGCACGAGATGTTTTCTGAAAAGAAACTCGTGCTGCTTATGCTGCACCATCCTCATGCCAAGGTACTCGCGCATCCTGAATGCGAGGCGGGCGTGCTTCAGCATGCCGACTACATCGGCTCAACGAGCGGAATCCTGAATTACGTGAAGCAGAGCGAGGCTGCCGAATTCATCATCGCGACCGAGCCCGGCATCATTCACCAGATGGAGAAGGCCTGTCCGCACAAGACATTTATTCCAGCTCCTCCAGATGGGGATTGTGCCTGTAACCAGTGCCCCCATATGCGACTCAACAGCCTGGAGAAGCTCTACCTGTGCATGAAACACCGTGCGCCAGAAATTACACTGGATGAAGAGCTGCGACTTCTTGCATTACGGCCAATCCAGCGTATGCTGGACATGAGTTAG
- the nadC gene encoding carboxylating nicotinate-nucleotide diphosphorylase yields MPLSLLQTSRREALKRFLKEDIGQGDVTTLAIVPPDQQAIGHFVAKAPLVLAGIDLAIEALTLLDKGLAVKSRHRDGDDLCEGDLAASVRGQARALLTGERVATNLLQRLCGIATLTRRFVEAVCGTQAKILDTRKTTPGLRVFEKYAVTVGGGINHRFGLDDAVLVKDNHIRLAGGICTAIEAARLHASRSHRFEVEVTTLTELQEALQYDLDAVLLDNMNPDMVREAVTCVRDHESGSKIVVEASGGMTLDNVRAFAEAGVDWISIGALTHAAPAVDMSFKIHPV; encoded by the coding sequence ATGCCCCTCTCCCTCCTTCAGACCAGTCGCCGAGAAGCCCTCAAGAGGTTCCTTAAGGAAGATATCGGACAAGGTGATGTGACAACCCTCGCGATCGTACCGCCCGATCAACAGGCGATCGGCCATTTTGTGGCCAAGGCGCCTCTCGTGCTGGCGGGGATCGATCTGGCTATCGAAGCCCTCACCCTTTTAGATAAAGGCTTAGCCGTTAAGAGCCGCCATCGTGATGGTGATGATCTGTGCGAAGGCGATCTGGCAGCATCCGTTCGTGGTCAGGCCAGGGCTCTGCTGACCGGCGAGCGTGTGGCCACAAATCTGCTCCAGCGACTCTGCGGAATTGCTACGCTGACAAGACGATTCGTTGAGGCTGTCTGCGGAACGCAGGCAAAAATTCTCGACACACGAAAAACTACGCCAGGGCTACGGGTGTTTGAGAAGTACGCGGTTACCGTCGGCGGCGGGATCAACCACCGCTTTGGGCTTGACGATGCGGTCCTGGTCAAAGATAACCACATCAGGCTGGCGGGCGGTATCTGTACGGCTATTGAAGCAGCACGGCTGCATGCGAGCCGTTCGCACCGATTTGAGGTCGAGGTCACCACGCTCACAGAGTTACAGGAGGCCCTCCAGTACGATCTCGACGCCGTTCTCCTTGATAACATGAACCCGGACATGGTTCGAGAGGCGGTGACGTGCGTGCGCGATCACGAGAGCGGCAGCAAGATCGTGGTCGAAGCGTCAGGCGGAATGACCCTCGACAATGTTCGAGCATTTGCGGAGGCCGGTGTCGATTGGATCTCCATCGGAGCATTGACGCATGCTGCCCCAGCCGTTGACATGAGCTTCAAAATTCACCCCGTATAA
- the nadB gene encoding L-aspartate oxidase has product MKTDILIIGSGLAGCAAALAAAKQGAEVTLLTRSPHPEESSTFWAQGGIIYQGVDDSPQKLVADIVAAGAGLSSPEAASLVSREGPRLVKDILIDELGVPFDESSKDSTRWDLTAEAAHSLPRILHQKDRTGSAIQRAFIEKMASYPRVKLLCGATAVDLLTISHHSVEPLDVYKPPTCIGAYVLDQASGEIFPILAKETILATGGLGRVFLHTTNPAGTRGDGIAMAYRAGARCINMQYVQFHPTTFFHPSGRFLISEAMRGEGARLVDGKGREFMNDYHPDGSLAPRDVVARGIHQMMLESGEPCAHLDISHKPADQVRERFPGIYAHCLKCGIDMTKESIPVVPAAHYSCGGVAVDEWGRSNLHRLRAVGEVACSGLHGANRLASTSLLECLVWGTRAGEQTAAFIARGEEYYFPQIAPWRYEREPVDPALIAQDWLSIQQTMWNYVGLVRSEKRLNRAHEILRELHLEILRFYEKAEVTDAMVGLRNGIQTALAILLAAMECRQSLGCHYRID; this is encoded by the coding sequence GTGAAAACTGATATTCTGATAATAGGCAGTGGCCTCGCAGGATGTGCCGCGGCGCTGGCGGCGGCCAAGCAGGGTGCTGAGGTCACGCTGCTCACAAGATCGCCTCACCCGGAGGAGAGCAGTACCTTCTGGGCTCAAGGGGGGATCATCTATCAGGGAGTGGACGACTCCCCTCAAAAGCTGGTGGCTGACATTGTTGCCGCTGGCGCAGGTCTGAGTTCGCCAGAGGCAGCGTCGCTGGTCAGTCGTGAGGGCCCTAGGCTGGTAAAGGACATCCTCATCGATGAGCTTGGGGTTCCGTTCGACGAATCCTCTAAAGATTCAACCCGATGGGATCTGACTGCCGAGGCCGCACATTCACTCCCACGTATCCTGCATCAGAAAGATCGAACCGGATCGGCAATCCAGCGCGCGTTCATCGAAAAGATGGCCTCGTATCCGAGGGTGAAGTTACTCTGCGGAGCCACCGCAGTCGATCTGCTTACGATTTCTCATCATTCGGTCGAACCGCTTGATGTCTATAAACCTCCGACGTGCATTGGGGCGTATGTACTGGACCAAGCGAGCGGCGAGATCTTTCCCATCCTCGCGAAGGAGACGATCCTGGCGACGGGAGGGCTGGGTCGTGTCTTTCTGCATACCACCAATCCTGCCGGCACCCGCGGCGATGGCATTGCGATGGCCTACCGGGCCGGCGCCCGTTGTATCAATATGCAGTACGTCCAGTTCCACCCCACAACGTTCTTCCATCCCAGCGGCCGATTCCTCATCTCTGAAGCGATGCGGGGGGAAGGGGCCCGTCTAGTGGACGGTAAGGGCCGGGAATTCATGAACGATTATCACCCCGATGGATCACTGGCCCCTAGGGATGTTGTCGCACGCGGGATTCACCAGATGATGTTGGAATCAGGCGAGCCGTGCGCACATCTCGACATCTCCCACAAACCGGCCGATCAGGTCCGCGAGCGGTTTCCAGGGATTTATGCGCACTGCCTGAAGTGCGGAATTGATATGACCAAAGAATCCATCCCCGTCGTCCCGGCCGCGCACTACAGTTGCGGCGGCGTGGCTGTTGATGAGTGGGGACGATCAAATCTGCATCGTCTTCGCGCCGTTGGTGAGGTCGCCTGTTCGGGGCTACATGGTGCCAATCGCCTGGCCAGCACGTCCTTGTTGGAATGCCTGGTGTGGGGAACCCGGGCAGGCGAACAGACCGCAGCGTTCATCGCACGGGGTGAGGAGTATTATTTTCCCCAGATTGCGCCCTGGCGGTATGAGCGTGAACCGGTTGATCCGGCGCTGATCGCACAGGACTGGCTCAGCATCCAACAGACCATGTGGAATTACGTGGGCCTCGTTCGCAGCGAAAAACGGCTGAACCGAGCCCACGAGATCCTGCGAGAGCTCCACCTTGAAATCTTGAGGTTCTACGAAAAGGCCGAGGTGACGGACGCAATGGTTGGCCTTCGTAACGGCATTCAGACCGCGCTGGCCATCCTGCTGGCTGCCATGGAATGCCGCCAAAGCCTGGGCTGCCACTATCGCATCGATTGA
- a CDS encoding zinc-binding dehydrogenase, with product MKAVRFHEHGGPEVLRYEDAPDPTIAPHEVLVKVKACALNHLDLWCRKGMLGITIPLPHICGSDIAGEVAAVGSIVTRITPGQRVVVSPGVSCGQCVHCLSGHDNLCHSYQIIGGYRIDGGYAEYVKVPEVNILLMPEGMSFEAAAAFPLTFLTAWNMLVNLAHVKRGDEVLVMGAGSGVGSAAIQIAKLLGAHVIAAAGGDEKLDKARALGADDGINYAGQDLVAEVRRLTAKRGADVIFEHVGGAVFEKLIPVLATGGRLVTCGATAGHLAQTDIRYLFMRQASIMGGFMGPKADLLQIVREIERGTLKPVVDRVFPLKDASEAQRAMEDRKLFGKLVLVV from the coding sequence ATGAAAGCGGTTCGATTCCACGAGCACGGAGGGCCGGAGGTCCTGAGGTACGAAGATGCCCCCGATCCCACCATTGCCCCGCATGAGGTGCTGGTGAAGGTGAAGGCCTGCGCCTTAAATCACCTGGATCTCTGGTGCCGAAAAGGGATGCTCGGGATCACGATCCCCCTGCCCCACATCTGCGGTTCCGACATCGCCGGTGAGGTGGCGGCGGTGGGGAGCATCGTGACCCGTATTACGCCAGGTCAACGGGTAGTAGTATCACCAGGGGTAAGCTGTGGCCAGTGCGTTCACTGCCTGTCCGGCCACGATAATCTCTGCCACTCCTACCAAATTATCGGCGGCTACCGGATAGACGGTGGATACGCGGAGTACGTGAAGGTCCCGGAGGTCAACATCCTGCTCATGCCGGAAGGTATGTCCTTCGAAGCTGCGGCGGCGTTCCCGCTCACGTTTCTCACCGCCTGGAACATGCTGGTGAATCTCGCGCATGTGAAAAGGGGTGATGAGGTGCTGGTGATGGGGGCTGGGAGTGGGGTTGGAAGCGCCGCTATCCAGATTGCCAAGCTGCTCGGCGCTCACGTTATCGCTGCTGCCGGCGGCGACGAGAAGCTTGATAAGGCCAGGGCGCTTGGCGCGGATGACGGGATCAACTATGCCGGCCAGGATCTGGTCGCCGAGGTGCGGCGCCTCACGGCAAAGCGAGGAGCGGACGTGATCTTCGAGCATGTGGGGGGCGCTGTGTTCGAGAAGCTGATTCCAGTCCTGGCCACCGGGGGCCGCCTGGTGACCTGCGGCGCGACAGCCGGCCACCTGGCTCAGACCGATATCCGGTACCTCTTCATGCGGCAGGCGTCGATCATGGGCGGCTTCATGGGACCGAAGGCCGACCTGCTGCAGATCGTGCGGGAGATAGAGCGCGGAACGCTTAAGCCGGTAGTGGATCGCGTATTCCCGCTCAAAGACGCCTCAGAGGCGCAACGCGCGATGGAGGATCGCAAGCTGTTCGGTAAGCTGGTCCTGGTAGTGTAG
- a CDS encoding glycerophosphodiester phosphodiesterase: MTLNIAHRGAAALAPENTMAAFAMAVELGADAIELDLHVSRDGELVVIHDNTLDRTTDGEGPVHARSLQELKQLDAGRWFGESFAGQRIPTLDEVLDRFSGKVPLALEIKAGSAFFRGIEERVVAVLREHRVVSRVAVASFDHHALLRLKELEPCLRTGALLVGRPVSMSAVAGPSKADAMALEFSLVTKTEIDACRAAGLQLVVWVVNEPAQMRHFIDLGIDGIITDSPDLLRQVLSEQRESPQDLKSE; encoded by the coding sequence ATGACGCTGAACATCGCGCATCGGGGGGCTGCGGCGCTTGCGCCCGAGAATACGATGGCGGCCTTTGCAATGGCGGTCGAGTTGGGGGCCGATGCCATCGAGTTGGACCTTCACGTAAGCCGCGATGGCGAGCTGGTCGTCATTCACGATAACACGCTCGATCGGACCACCGATGGTGAGGGACCGGTTCATGCGCGTAGCCTGCAGGAGCTCAAGCAACTGGATGCCGGTCGATGGTTTGGCGAGAGCTTTGCCGGTCAGCGTATCCCGACCCTCGATGAGGTCCTGGATCGTTTCTCCGGAAAGGTCCCGCTCGCGCTTGAGATCAAGGCAGGGTCAGCCTTTTTTCGCGGCATTGAGGAGCGGGTGGTAGCGGTCCTGCGTGAGCATCGGGTCGTCTCACGGGTCGCTGTCGCGTCCTTCGATCATCATGCACTACTGCGGCTGAAGGAACTGGAGCCCTGCCTTCGGACCGGCGCTTTGCTCGTGGGGCGGCCGGTATCAATGTCCGCAGTAGCCGGCCCCAGCAAGGCAGATGCCATGGCCCTCGAGTTCAGCCTTGTCACGAAAACAGAGATCGATGCCTGCCGCGCCGCCGGGCTTCAGCTTGTTGTCTGGGTAGTAAATGAGCCTGCTCAGATGCGCCACTTTATCGATCTCGGGATAGACGGAATCATCACCGACAGCCCAGACCTGTTGCGTCAGGTCCTGAGCGAACAGCGCGAGTCCCCGCAGGATTTAAAGAGTGAGTAA
- a CDS encoding long-chain-fatty-acid--CoA ligase encodes MAGTGTATNQGLDRPWFAHYDQWVPTRLEYPDIPLHCFLFASAQKYPDRDAIIFYGKRITYRALDEAVTRFAAALADRGLAKGDRVSLFLPNCPQMVIAYYGTLRAGCLAVSTSPLYSTRELEHQLNDSGAETIVVLSKLYPLVKEVAPKTGLKRIIVTNIKEYFPPLLRLLFTLLKEKRQGHRPAVERRPGTEWFSEMLTSAPAKPPATTVGPDDPALLQYTGGTTGLSKGAVLTHRNLVANTMQTGAWLMKPVLSPVEGKNDGIEIFLGAIPFFHVYGMTVVMNLCISLGHTMVLLPQFKAQEVLETISKYRPTIFPGVPTMYVAINNYPEVGRYDLRSIKACLSGAAPLPIEVQTRFETLTGARLVEGYGLTETSPVTHANPLFGARRVGTIGLPLPDTDARIVDLESGERTLPPKEIGEVVVKGPQVMAGYWNQSSETAMVLRDGWLYTGDIGYMDEQGYFTIVDRKKELIIAGGFNIYPREVEEPLYEHPKVKEVVAVGLPDPYRGETVKVYIVLKEGERATEQEITDFCKQRMAKHKVPTLVEFRQELPKTLVGKVLRRVLREEEMAKRIS; translated from the coding sequence ATGGCGGGTACAGGTACTGCCACAAACCAAGGCCTTGACCGACCCTGGTTCGCCCACTATGACCAATGGGTTCCAACGCGCCTCGAGTATCCGGATATCCCGCTCCACTGCTTCCTCTTCGCCTCCGCCCAGAAGTACCCGGATCGGGACGCGATCATCTTCTATGGCAAGAGGATCACCTATCGTGCCCTGGACGAGGCCGTCACACGGTTTGCCGCCGCCCTCGCAGACCGCGGGCTGGCGAAGGGCGATAGAGTCTCGCTCTTTCTCCCGAACTGTCCTCAGATGGTTATCGCCTACTACGGCACACTGCGCGCCGGATGTCTCGCGGTCTCGACCAGCCCGCTCTACTCCACGCGGGAGCTTGAGCACCAACTGAATGACTCCGGCGCCGAGACCATCGTCGTGTTGTCGAAGCTCTACCCGCTCGTCAAAGAGGTCGCCCCAAAGACCGGCCTCAAGCGGATCATCGTCACGAATATCAAAGAGTACTTCCCGCCCTTGCTCCGGTTGCTCTTCACCCTCCTGAAGGAGAAGCGGCAGGGGCACCGGCCTGCAGTGGAGCGAAGACCGGGGACAGAGTGGTTCTCAGAGATGCTGACCTCCGCTCCCGCGAAGCCCCCCGCCACCACAGTCGGCCCGGATGACCCAGCGCTGCTGCAGTACACCGGCGGCACGACAGGGTTGTCCAAGGGGGCCGTGCTCACGCACAGGAATCTGGTGGCCAACACGATGCAAACGGGCGCTTGGCTGATGAAGCCTGTCCTGAGCCCAGTCGAAGGGAAGAACGACGGGATCGAGATCTTCCTTGGGGCGATCCCCTTCTTCCACGTCTATGGGATGACGGTGGTGATGAATCTCTGCATCTCGCTGGGCCACACGATGGTACTCTTGCCGCAGTTCAAGGCGCAGGAAGTCCTGGAGACGATCTCCAAATATCGTCCCACCATCTTCCCCGGTGTTCCAACGATGTACGTCGCCATCAATAATTACCCGGAGGTGGGCAGGTACGACCTCCGTTCGATCAAGGCCTGCTTGAGTGGGGCTGCGCCACTACCGATCGAGGTGCAAACCAGGTTCGAGACGTTGACCGGCGCTCGTCTTGTGGAAGGGTACGGCCTGACCGAGACCTCTCCGGTCACACACGCGAACCCGCTCTTTGGCGCCAGGAGGGTCGGGACGATCGGGCTGCCGCTCCCAGATACCGACGCCAGGATCGTCGATCTGGAGAGCGGCGAGCGCACGCTGCCGCCAAAGGAGATCGGTGAGGTGGTGGTCAAGGGCCCCCAGGTGATGGCAGGGTATTGGAATCAGTCGAGCGAGACCGCCATGGTATTACGGGATGGATGGTTGTACACGGGCGACATCGGCTATATGGATGAGCAGGGCTACTTCACCATTGTGGACCGCAAAAAAGAGCTGATCATCGCGGGTGGCTTTAATATCTATCCCCGGGAGGTTGAAGAACCCCTGTATGAGCATCCAAAGGTCAAAGAGGTAGTGGCGGTGGGCCTGCCTGACCCATACCGTGGGGAGACGGTGAAGGTCTACATCGTTCTGAAAGAGGGTGAGCGCGCCACCGAGCAGGAAATTACCGACTTTTGCAAGCAGAGGATGGCAAAGCACAAGGTTCCTACCCTGGTGGAGTTCAGGCAGGAGCTACCAAAAACACTCGTGGGTAAGGTGCTCCGGCGCGTCTTGCGCGAAGAAGAGATGGCCAAGCGGATATCGTGA
- a CDS encoding MMPL family transporter — MTIRKLLSATVLSYPRTALVLAAILSILSVLIAIQRLRFTSTHDALSSLNGRMGQVQERYNRAFGDPDRAVIVIEAKNREQAKRFATALAKRLKAMTTDIEEVTYRFDLRSLEDRFLMYLSPEALIDLKGKLHAHRAMLEELSTDPGLNRLFQIIRREISAALVGHLFTGFLEEQEGEVKRPVELGPLLKLLTQLNAWAAAPRTYTSPWSQFFVEADENGDREGYLWSSNKQFLFVLANVKADTTNLLKFERPIKGIRKEIRLLQSQYPEVKAGVTGSPALEYDEVAAAQRDSGLMTAISLLGVALLVVVAFRSVARPLMGILALVMGVCWAFGFAAVTVGHLNMLSMVLAPLLIGIGMDYGIHLLARYEEERGAGHSIQQALEQAFEGAGPGILHAALTTSVALFTLILTGIGVLQELGVITGCGLLLTLISTFVVLPPLLMLWDKRPAMSSVEGMVYEAHAPRRLLPRPPDFLEFCYRWPRAVLALSTIGTLAALYAVNSLEFDGNVLRLQAEGTESVTWELKIIRQSERSISYGVILAKSLEEVREKSLALEALPSVSEVESIAMVIPKDQERKLQLAREISPILVGVNLAQLPAPAPVDLDELLLTLQRIKAKMLTADDAKNWTGADKPPLEPMTRVRSLIDQFERLLQRHEHEEIRQRLSTFQAKLFQDFHGKVSLLARAIASGPVELDDLPSDLKKQFVGRDGSYLLRVYPRGDPWELASQAVFVSDLRRVDPDAIGDPVKGYEIITAMKRGYQQVGIYTLIGVAVLFLLNLRDLRYFLLAKVPFLVGAVWTAGLMYVFELKFNLANLIIIPLLVAPGVENGLLIIHRFREEAEASVLPRSTGKGVVLSSLTTMIGFGSLLIAHHRGAYSIGLLVTLGVGAVLVVSVIVLPALLTVVARRPSKSTIIPSPDFQVPS, encoded by the coding sequence ATGACGATCCGAAAACTGCTCTCTGCCACGGTTCTCAGCTATCCGCGGACTGCACTGGTCCTGGCGGCGATCTTGTCCATCCTGTCAGTCCTGATAGCGATTCAGCGTCTGAGATTCACATCCACGCATGATGCGCTGTCCTCTCTCAACGGGAGGATGGGTCAGGTTCAAGAACGATATAACCGGGCATTTGGCGATCCGGACAGAGCGGTCATCGTCATCGAGGCCAAGAATCGGGAACAGGCCAAGCGCTTCGCCACCGCACTCGCCAAGCGGCTGAAGGCTATGACTACGGATATCGAGGAGGTCACTTACCGCTTCGACCTCAGGTCATTGGAGGACCGTTTCCTCATGTACCTTTCCCCTGAAGCGCTGATTGATCTGAAGGGTAAGCTCCATGCGCATCGCGCAATGCTGGAGGAACTGTCTACCGATCCGGGCTTAAACCGCCTGTTCCAGATCATCCGTCGAGAGATCAGCGCCGCTCTGGTGGGTCACCTGTTTACCGGCTTTCTGGAAGAGCAAGAGGGTGAGGTAAAGCGTCCAGTTGAACTGGGCCCGCTCCTGAAGCTGCTCACGCAACTGAACGCCTGGGCCGCTGCTCCACGGACCTATACGTCACCATGGAGTCAGTTCTTCGTAGAGGCCGACGAGAATGGCGATCGGGAAGGGTACCTGTGGTCCAGCAACAAGCAGTTCCTGTTCGTCCTGGCCAACGTGAAGGCGGACACCACGAACTTGCTCAAGTTCGAGCGACCGATCAAAGGGATCCGCAAAGAGATCCGGTTGCTGCAGTCACAGTATCCCGAGGTCAAGGCCGGCGTAACCGGGAGTCCGGCCCTCGAGTATGATGAGGTCGCCGCCGCTCAGCGCGATTCCGGCCTGATGACCGCCATCTCACTCCTCGGCGTGGCCCTGCTGGTGGTGGTGGCCTTTCGCAGTGTGGCAAGACCCCTGATGGGGATCCTCGCCCTCGTCATGGGTGTCTGCTGGGCGTTCGGGTTTGCCGCCGTCACGGTTGGCCATCTGAACATGCTGTCGATGGTCTTGGCGCCACTGCTGATCGGGATCGGAATGGACTACGGGATCCATCTCCTGGCCCGGTACGAAGAGGAGCGAGGCGCGGGCCATTCCATCCAGCAGGCGTTGGAGCAGGCCTTCGAGGGCGCTGGTCCCGGCATCCTCCATGCTGCGTTGACAACCTCTGTGGCTCTTTTTACTCTTATCCTCACGGGGATTGGCGTTTTACAGGAGTTGGGCGTGATCACAGGGTGCGGCCTGCTACTTACGCTGATCTCGACCTTCGTGGTCCTCCCACCATTGCTCATGTTATGGGATAAGCGGCCTGCCATGAGCTCTGTTGAAGGGATGGTCTACGAAGCGCACGCGCCGCGCAGGCTGCTACCTAGACCTCCAGATTTTCTGGAGTTCTGCTATCGGTGGCCTCGTGCCGTCCTTGCGCTGTCCACGATCGGCACGCTGGCCGCCCTGTATGCGGTGAACAGTCTGGAATTCGACGGTAACGTCCTCCGCCTTCAGGCGGAAGGAACCGAGTCGGTGACCTGGGAGCTGAAGATCATCCGGCAATCCGAGCGCTCGATCTCCTACGGGGTGATCCTGGCCAAGAGCCTCGAAGAGGTAAGAGAGAAGAGTTTGGCCCTCGAGGCCCTTCCTTCTGTGAGCGAAGTGGAGAGCATCGCGATGGTCATCCCAAAGGATCAGGAACGAAAGCTGCAGTTGGCTCGCGAGATCAGTCCCATCCTGGTTGGGGTGAATCTCGCGCAACTTCCCGCACCGGCCCCGGTTGATCTGGATGAGCTGCTTCTCACGCTGCAGCGGATCAAGGCAAAGATGCTGACGGCTGATGACGCCAAGAACTGGACCGGAGCGGACAAGCCGCCCCTGGAGCCGATGACGCGGGTGCGAAGCCTGATCGATCAGTTCGAGCGGCTGCTCCAGCGGCACGAGCATGAAGAGATCCGTCAGAGACTTTCCACCTTTCAGGCCAAACTGTTTCAGGATTTCCATGGCAAGGTGTCGCTCCTCGCCAGGGCAATAGCTTCTGGTCCGGTCGAGCTCGATGATCTGCCAAGTGATCTGAAAAAACAGTTCGTTGGGCGGGATGGTTCGTATCTGCTCCGAGTATACCCACGAGGCGATCCGTGGGAACTCGCCTCTCAGGCCGTGTTCGTGAGTGACCTGAGAAGGGTTGATCCTGACGCCATCGGCGACCCGGTAAAGGGGTACGAGATCATCACCGCGATGAAGCGAGGGTATCAGCAGGTGGGGATCTATACCTTGATCGGAGTTGCCGTGCTGTTCTTACTGAACCTGCGCGACCTGCGCTACTTCCTGCTGGCCAAGGTCCCGTTTCTGGTTGGAGCTGTCTGGACCGCCGGCCTGATGTACGTGTTTGAGTTGAAGTTCAACCTGGCCAACTTGATCATCATCCCACTGCTCGTAGCGCCCGGAGTGGAAAACGGTCTGTTGATCATCCATCGCTTCCGGGAGGAGGCGGAGGCCTCCGTGCTGCCAAGGAGCACCGGGAAGGGCGTGGTGCTCTCGTCCCTGACGACCATGATCGGCTTCGGTAGCCTGCTGATTGCTCATCACCGCGGCGCATACAGCATCGGTCTCCTGGTGACGCTGGGCGTCGGGGCCGTCCTGGTCGTCTCTGTGATCGTGTTGCCAGCCCTCCTGACCGTTGTTGCAAGACGGCCATCAAAAAGCACGATCATCCCGAGCCCTGACTTCCAGGTCCCGAGTTGA
- a CDS encoding MlaC/ttg2D family ABC transporter substrate-binding protein: MSGAMRLTVRTGVLSGAIAVVWLVFAAFALASETTDQVKTELDHLTGIVKDPALQEKAKEEARKSMVKGRIVRWFDLQEMARRSLASHWAKRSVEQRKDFVELFGDLFVESYTTLVVDHLGDQQVTYLSEKIDGRDTIVSTKFLSKRNEPTFVDFALLRRGSAWVPYDVVIDEVSIVGNYRTQFDKVIRDKSYEDLVKKMRLKREAEELGSTAKKGSM, translated from the coding sequence ATGTCAGGTGCGATGAGGTTGACTGTGCGAACAGGAGTGCTAAGCGGAGCCATAGCCGTGGTGTGGCTGGTTTTTGCGGCTTTCGCCTTAGCGAGCGAAACAACTGATCAGGTGAAGACCGAGCTGGATCACCTTACGGGCATCGTGAAGGACCCGGCCTTACAGGAGAAGGCAAAGGAAGAGGCGCGGAAGTCGATGGTCAAGGGGCGGATCGTACGCTGGTTCGACCTGCAGGAGATGGCGCGCCGCTCTCTGGCCAGCCACTGGGCAAAGAGATCAGTTGAGCAGCGAAAGGATTTCGTTGAGCTGTTCGGGGACCTGTTCGTAGAGTCTTATACCACGTTAGTGGTCGATCATCTCGGCGATCAGCAGGTAACCTACCTCTCGGAGAAGATCGATGGGCGGGACACCATCGTCAGCACAAAGTTCCTCTCAAAACGGAATGAGCCGACCTTTGTTGACTTCGCCCTCCTTCGTCGAGGCAGCGCCTGGGTTCCCTACGATGTGGTAATCGACGAGGTGAGCATCGTGGGAAATTACCGAACCCAGTTCGATAAGGTCATACGGGACAAGTCGTACGAAGACCTCGTCAAGAAGATGCGCCTCAAGCGGGAGGCGGAGGAGCTAGGATCAACAGCAAAGAAGGGGTCGATGTAA